One window from the genome of Polynucleobacter sp. MWH-Svant-W18 encodes:
- a CDS encoding histidine phosphatase family protein, with protein MGTKTLFLLRHAKAITGGIDLPDQDRPLSESGLKDASKLSNKLHKKGAHFDLIVTSPAIRAITTAQIIINHLNMKGSNFLIDPLLYGADSNTLLEYISRASKKYDELMIVGHNPSLIDLATHLAGESVAMPTCALMKVNFGFKDWAKVMTEKSTKFTFIN; from the coding sequence ATGGGTACCAAAACTTTATTTTTGTTACGACATGCCAAAGCAATCACTGGCGGTATTGATCTACCTGATCAGGATAGACCTTTATCGGAGAGCGGACTAAAGGACGCTAGTAAGCTCAGTAATAAGTTGCATAAAAAGGGCGCTCATTTCGATCTCATTGTTACCAGTCCAGCAATTCGTGCAATCACCACAGCTCAAATCATCATTAACCATTTGAATATGAAGGGAAGCAATTTTTTAATTGATCCTCTCCTATATGGAGCTGATTCCAATACTTTGCTTGAATACATTTCTCGGGCCAGTAAGAAGTACGACGAGCTGATGATTGTTGGTCACAACCCTAGCTTGATTGATCTTGCAACACACCTTGCTGGCGAATCAGTTGCGATGCCAACCTGCGCTTTAATGAAAGTTAATTTTGGTTTTAAAGATTGGGCCAAAGTAATGACTGAAAAGTCAACTAAATTCACCTTTATCAATTAA
- a CDS encoding alpha/beta fold hydrolase, which yields MLKHLYDFFKHLLSGQAQRAIEVPKESYIPVDNSIITEINLPPVEPQIDIEEDQPIADPHWSPVLPTTEFFVTQSEGSSRRIAYTVSGNLDANKVLLCLPGLLETKRSFNVLHAYFLRFSECKVISIDFSGRGESDVLAAHEQYKMSIYLTDIIQFLESKIFVKGDKKVRLTILGTSMGGVLAMYLAQRFKSKIYEIILNDIALTVNWTSLYSLYKSMHNEAGYAEIRDLAHELSVDQRAIADVQLPTHFDLSYRADVWGMNFHDVLEGYKGKVGLIYGGESKICTKRRVKEAIALLRNLNTCEVPEAGHPAPFNLKVCSFIQDEMGVKG from the coding sequence ATGCTCAAACATCTTTACGATTTTTTTAAACATTTATTGAGTGGTCAAGCACAGCGCGCTATAGAAGTACCGAAAGAGTCTTATATCCCGGTAGACAACAGTATCATCACTGAGATCAATCTTCCACCAGTGGAACCTCAGATAGATATAGAGGAAGATCAACCCATTGCAGACCCACATTGGTCTCCAGTATTGCCCACTACTGAATTTTTTGTAACACAATCTGAAGGTTCATCCAGACGTATTGCCTATACTGTTTCTGGAAACCTAGATGCAAACAAGGTGTTGTTATGTTTGCCTGGGCTCCTCGAAACGAAGCGCTCTTTTAACGTACTGCACGCCTATTTTTTACGGTTTTCTGAATGTAAAGTGATTAGTATCGACTTCTCTGGACGCGGTGAATCTGATGTCCTTGCTGCGCATGAGCAATACAAAATGTCGATTTACTTAACAGACATCATCCAGTTTTTAGAATCCAAAATTTTTGTGAAGGGCGATAAAAAAGTTCGCTTGACTATTTTGGGAACAAGTATGGGCGGTGTGCTCGCCATGTATTTGGCTCAGCGCTTTAAAAGCAAGATTTATGAAATTATCCTGAACGACATCGCGCTTACGGTCAATTGGACATCTCTGTATTCTCTATATAAGTCTATGCACAATGAAGCGGGGTACGCAGAGATACGTGATTTGGCGCATGAACTGAGCGTTGACCAACGGGCGATCGCGGATGTGCAATTACCCACCCATTTTGATCTTTCTTATCGCGCAGATGTTTGGGGTATGAACTTCCATGATGTTCTTGAAGGTTATAAAGGCAAGGTCGGACTGATTTATGGAGGTGAATCAAAGATCTGTACTAAACGGCGCGTTAAGGAGGCAATCGCGCTATTACGTAATCTCAATACTTGCGAAGTTCCTGAAGCTGGACATCCAGCGCCATTCAATCTGAAGGTGTGCTCCTTCATTCAAGATGAAATGGGTGTTAAGGGCTAG